The sequence GCCATGGGGCTCACCGGCAAGCAGGTGATCCACCCCAACCACATCCACCTGTGCAAGGTGGCCTTCACCCCCGCGCCCAGCCAGGTCCAGCGCAACATCTCCATCCTGCGCGCGGCGGTGGAAGCCGACGCCCTGCTCGGCGGCGCCATTCGCTTCGAGGGCGAGATGCTCGACCCGCCCATGTTCGGCAAGGCCCTGCAGGGGCTGCTGCGGGCCCGGGCCCTGCGCGCGCTCAGCCAGGAGGACACCCAGTTCGCCCTGGACATCCTGAAGCAGCTGCCGATGCAGGTCATCCGGGAAAACTGGCCATACGGGACACTGCTCTGATGACGACCATGAACAGACCGCAATTCGAAGAGTGGACCTGGGAGGTCCCCGAGTACTTCAACATCGGCGTGGCCTGCAGCGACCGCCACCTGGGCACGCCGACGGAGTCCGCCACGGCGATGATCGTGGAGGACGACCAGCTCGGCACCGGCACCTGCACCTTCCGGGAGCTCGCCGCCGCCACCTCGCGCTTCGCCCAGCTGCTGCGCAATCTCGGCGTGGAGACCGGCGAGCGGGTGCTGATCCGGCTGCCCAACTCGCTGGCCTACCCCACCGCCTTCCTCGGCGCCATGAAGCGCGGCGCCATCGCCGTGCCCACCTCCACCCTGCTGGTGGCCGAGGAGGTGCAGTACCTGGCGGAGGATTCCGGCGCCGCGGTGCTGGTGACCCACAAGACCATGTGGCCCTCGCTGCGGGATAAGCTGGAGGACGCCGGCAGCCTGCGCCACGTGATCCTGTCCGGCCCGGGCGAGATGCCCGTCAGCGACCGCCTGGCGCTCCATGACCTGGACGCCGGACTGGCCGCCATCGACCGCTGGGAGCCGCCCCACGCCTCCCGCGCCGATGATCCCGCCTACCTGGTCTACACCTCCGGCACCACCGGCCACCCGAAGGGGGTGCTGCACGCCCACCGCGCCCTCATCGGCCGCCTGCCCGCCAGCCGCTACTGGTTCGACTTCCGGGACGGCGACCGCATCATGCACTCGGGCAAGTTCAACTGGACCTACGTGCTCGGCTCGGGCCTGATGGACCCCCTCTACCACGGCATGACCGTCATCGTGCACGAGGGGAAGAACGACGCCCATACCTGGCCGCGGCTGATCAGGAAGCACGGCTGCACCATCTTCATCGGCGTGCCCACCATCTACCGCCAGATCATCCAGAAGACCGACTACTCGAAGGCCGACGTGCCGACGCTGCGCCACTGCATGAGCGCCGGCGAGCACCTCTCCGACGAGATGCTGCTGGCCTGGCGCGAGCGCTTCGGGATGGATGTCTACGAGGCCATCGGCATGTCGGAGATCTCCTACTACATCTCCCAGAACAAGGGCATGCCCATCCGCCCCGGCGCGGCGGGCTTTCCGCAGCCGGGCCACGACGTGCGCCTGCTGGACGCGGAGTTCAACGAGGTGCCCCAGGGCGAGGAGGGCATGATCGCCATCCGCGAGACCGACCCGGGGCTGTTCATCGAGTACTGGAACCTGCCCGGGGAGACCGCCAAGGTGCGCCGCAACGGCTGGTTCCTGACCGGCGACTACGCGCGCCTGGACGAGGACGGCTACATCTGGTTCCTGGGCCGCCGCGACGACATCATCAACACCTTCGGCTTCCGCGTCTCGCCCCACGAGGTGGAGCGGGTGATGAAGACCCACCCCCAGGTGGCCGACTGCGTGGCCATCGGCCAGGACATCGGGCGTGACAAGACCCTGGTGGCGGCCTGCGTGATCCTCGCCCCCGGGGCGAAGGTGGACGCCGAGGCGCTGCTGGCCTTCGGCGAGCAGCACCTGGCAGGCTACAAGCGCCCCAAGCTGGTGCACATCCTCGAGGACTACCCGCGCACCAAGAACGGCAAGGTGATCCGCGGCAAGCTCAAGCAGATGCTCGAGGCGCGGACGGCGGAGAGCGCAAGATGAGCCCCCTGAACCCCAACTTCCCGAAAGTCCGCCCGCGCCGGACCATGCTCTACGTCTCCGGCGACAACCCGCGGCACCTGGAGAAGTCCCGCGAGCTGCCCGCCGACGCCCTGGTGTTCGACCTGCACGAGTCGACCGCCATGGAGCACAAGGCCCGTGCCCGCGACAACGTGGTGGCGGCCGTGGCGGCCGGCAACTTCATCGGCCAGGAGCTGGTGGTGCGCCCCAACCCGCTCAACAGCGAGCGGCTGGCCGAGGATCTCGACGCCATCGCCGCACTGCCCATCGACGCGGTGCTGTTCTCCGGCATCAACACCCGCGCCGACATGCTCAAGGCGGTGGCCATGCTCGACGCCGCCGGCGGCGAGCGGCTGCCGGTGATGATCATGGTGGAGTCGCCGCTGGCGGTGATGCACCTGGAGGAGATACTGACCGCCACCCGGCGCCTGTCCTGCGTGGTGGTGAGCACGGCCAACCTGTGCAACGGCCTGCGCATCAACGTCACGCCCGATCGCACCGGCCTGCTCACCATCCTCTCGCTGGTGGTGCTCGCGGCCCGGGCCCACAACGTCGGGGTCATCGACGGGGCGCACGTGGAGGTCAACGACGCCAAGGGCTGCGAGTTCGCCTGCCGCCAGGCGCGCGATCTGGGCTTCGACGGCAAGGCCGTCATCCACCCCGTGCAGCTGCCCTACACCAACGACACCTTCACCCCCAAGCCGAAGGAGGTGGAGAAGAAGCGCGCCATCATCACGGCCATGCAGGACGCCGAGGCCGAGGGGCGCCCCTATGCCGTGCTCGACGGCCGGCTGCTGCAGCCGGTGGAGCTCGAAGCCGCCCAGCGCTGCATCGCCATGTTCGAGGCCATCGAGGAGCGGGAGCAGGCCTTCAACCTCTGCCCGGGCATCTACTGCTCCACCCAGCAGGGCTGAGCCGGATCGCGCGCCACGGGGAAGGCCCCGCCCCGACGGGCTGCGCGGCCGCCCCCGATGGCTGATACACCCGCCGGCGCCGTCACGCCGGCCGGGGCCGAGAGACGAGGGAACCACATGTCGAAACAGTTCCAGGGCAATTTCTTCGAGGACTTCCGGCTCGGCCAGACGCTGAGGCACGGCACGCCGCGCACGATCACCGACGGGGACGCGGCGCTCTACATCGCGCTCACCGGCAGCCGCTTCCTGCTCCACTGCGCGACCCCGGCCGCCCACGCCATGGGCCTGCGCGAGAAGAACGTGGACGACCTGCTGGCCTTCCACGTGGCCTTCGGCAAGACCGTGCCCGAGGTCTCCCTCAACGCCGTGGCCAACCTCGGCTATGCCGACGTGCGCTTCCTGCGCCCGGTCTACGTGGGCGACACCCTCAGCGCCGAGAGCACCGTCATCGGCCTGAAGGAGAACTCCAGCGGCAGGAACGGCAACGTCTACGTGCGCTCCACCGCCTGCAACCAGTACGGCGAGGAGGTGCTCTCCTGGATCCGCTGGGTGATGGTGCACAAGAGGGATCCGGCCAGCCCGGCACCGGAGACGGTGCTGCCGGAGCTGCCCGATCACGTGAGCGTGGATCGCCTGCCGATCCCCGCGGGGCTGGACGCCGCCGACTTCGACACCACCCTCACCGCCTCCCCCCACCTGTGGGAGGACTACGGCGTGGGCGAGCGCATCGACCACATCAACGGCATGACCGTGGACGAGTCGGACCACACGCTGGCCACCAAGCTCTACCAGAACAACGCCCGGGTCCACTTCGAGGCGCACATGATGAGCGGCTCGCGCTTCGGCCGGCGGCTCATGTACGGCGGCCACGTCATCTCCGTGTGCCGGGCGCTCTCCTACAACGGCCTGGCCA comes from Thioalbus denitrificans and encodes:
- a CDS encoding acyl-CoA synthetase — its product is MNRPQFEEWTWEVPEYFNIGVACSDRHLGTPTESATAMIVEDDQLGTGTCTFRELAAATSRFAQLLRNLGVETGERVLIRLPNSLAYPTAFLGAMKRGAIAVPTSTLLVAEEVQYLAEDSGAAVLVTHKTMWPSLRDKLEDAGSLRHVILSGPGEMPVSDRLALHDLDAGLAAIDRWEPPHASRADDPAYLVYTSGTTGHPKGVLHAHRALIGRLPASRYWFDFRDGDRIMHSGKFNWTYVLGSGLMDPLYHGMTVIVHEGKNDAHTWPRLIRKHGCTIFIGVPTIYRQIIQKTDYSKADVPTLRHCMSAGEHLSDEMLLAWRERFGMDVYEAIGMSEISYYISQNKGMPIRPGAAGFPQPGHDVRLLDAEFNEVPQGEEGMIAIRETDPGLFIEYWNLPGETAKVRRNGWFLTGDYARLDEDGYIWFLGRRDDIINTFGFRVSPHEVERVMKTHPQVADCVAIGQDIGRDKTLVAACVILAPGAKVDAEALLAFGEQHLAGYKRPKLVHILEDYPRTKNGKVIRGKLKQMLEARTAESAR
- a CDS encoding HpcH/HpaI aldolase/citrate lyase family protein, with amino-acid sequence MSPLNPNFPKVRPRRTMLYVSGDNPRHLEKSRELPADALVFDLHESTAMEHKARARDNVVAAVAAGNFIGQELVVRPNPLNSERLAEDLDAIAALPIDAVLFSGINTRADMLKAVAMLDAAGGERLPVMIMVESPLAVMHLEEILTATRRLSCVVVSTANLCNGLRINVTPDRTGLLTILSLVVLAARAHNVGVIDGAHVEVNDAKGCEFACRQARDLGFDGKAVIHPVQLPYTNDTFTPKPKEVEKKRAIITAMQDAEAEGRPYAVLDGRLLQPVELEAAQRCIAMFEAIEEREQAFNLCPGIYCSTQQG
- a CDS encoding MaoC family dehydratase, producing the protein MSKQFQGNFFEDFRLGQTLRHGTPRTITDGDAALYIALTGSRFLLHCATPAAHAMGLREKNVDDLLAFHVAFGKTVPEVSLNAVANLGYADVRFLRPVYVGDTLSAESTVIGLKENSSGRNGNVYVRSTACNQYGEEVLSWIRWVMVHKRDPASPAPETVLPELPDHVSVDRLPIPAGLDAADFDTTLTASPHLWEDYGVGERIDHINGMTVDESDHTLATKLYQNNARVHFEAHMMSGSRFGRRLMYGGHVISVCRALSYNGLANAIGIAAINGGAHCNPSFAGDTFYAWSEIADKWELPGRADLGALRVRTYGVKNMDTRELGSPKVEVEGKSRYHESVVLDLDYTVLMPRRG